GCCTTGGCTCAGGACAACATCAAATGGGCCTTGAACAAGGGTTTAAGGATTAAatcgaaaaagaaaaagatcatCCTACTTTCTCTAGGGTTTATATCGAAGTACTGTCCCTCTCTGTCAGCACCGAAACAGTCACAGAGCctagagagagaggagagcaAGACAGAAGTAATGGATTCGTTTTCTTCACATTCAAGTATGGGATCTGGGTCACCCCAAATTTCAGCTGAAGACTTGAAGGACCAGTTAAAGAATCAACTTGCACAAGCTTATGCCCAGGAGTTCCTTGAGGTTTACTTTTTCTTTATgaatctttctctttctctctttttatgtgCTTCTACTATTGATGATGATTTCTTGGCTTATTACGTAGTCCTTTTCTTGCTTTGCAATCTTTGGTGGTTAAGTAGGGAAATTTGTTTGCCTTTGGGTGTTTTTGGTATAAAGGATGGCCAAAGATAGACtttttttggctatgaaagatggattttagttgatttttagcTGAaaggatgtattttttttaactgggtttcttttaattttggttcttaCGTGAGTGTAAGGGTTAAGTTTTCAATTTGAGGGAATGCATTTTAGGGGTGGAGGTTTTATCCCGTACTTGTGATAACAGTGAACTTTCCGATTAATGTGAATTGGTATTTGTCTCCTCTGTTTAAGGGTTATTAGAGAAGGACTTAGGTGGAATGTTAATTCTGCTGTCATTGGTTAGTAAACTTTTGTGCTTTTGGGAACAGTCTTGAATTATTCCGGACTTGTCGTGAGAGTTTGACACATCTAATCTTTATGTTTTACAATAAGTAATTACTTATGATGGCCTGTTATTGTTTGAAGAGTTGGAGATAATGCGTGTATATAAATATACCTGTTTTGTGTTTATATGTGGGAGCTTTTGTGAATGTTAACCTGTTTTAAGAGAAAGGATCGCAAAAAGGATCAAGACgcaattttgatatgttaacaaTATTTCATGCACGGCTTAGGTTGGATATTGTCATTAGAGTGAAGTCTAGTTGCCTGCCCTGAGTTGCTTGCTCAATTTTGTGCGAAGAAATGtggaattagaaaatatatttttgattgtaaaatataattttaggtgGCAGCTTTGTTGTGGATGTTGAGATTATTGcacatatatatactaatgtGCTCTCAAATGAAATGATGAAGGTAAACTTACAGGTAGATGGGTTTCAGCCTAACAGTAAAGTTTGTGTGGCTTCAATTTTCTTGGAAGAAGTTTTATTCCGGTTACtttagttatttgtttttagaattacAGTGGAGGTTGCATAAACACATGTGCCCTGATATTAATACCGAAGTTCCAGTTCATCATGTTCATCATGGTAGCCAGATGGAAACATGTAAACAAATTTGTATCTTAATAAAGAGTAGTGTCTAGGATGTTGGTTGAGGTACCTACATATATCAGTTGCACATCACTTAATCTCTCAAAAACCTCTTTATCAATTTGGGGTCTTTAGCAGCACTTGTGTCGTCACTTTGACTCATGATTTTAAAGTGGCACATTTCTTAGAAGCATTTGCCAGTGCTTGATTGAATTCCCATTTGAGAAAAGGGAGTCGATATCATGTACTTTACAATAGCTTCTCTGTCATTTATGTGCAAGATTGTCGACTTATAATTCTGTTTCAATGCAGACTGTGAGGGAGAAATGCTTTGAAAAGTGCATTACAAGACCAGGATCAAGCCTGAGTGGGAGCGAAAGTAGCTGCACCTCTAGGTGTGTGGAACGCTACATCGAGGCTACTGGCATCATCAGTAGAGCCCTTTTCAGTGCACCACGCTGAACATAGTAGAAAGTTTCCTGAGGAAGTCCTGCAAACTGTCTAGGGAACTCTTGAGTGACAGCAGAGATTTTGTCTCTTATATTGTAACCCATTTTATCATTCATAATGTGGACAGATGTTTTCTTCATATTGATCTGTAAAAGATTTATCCAGTTGAAATTCAGCCAATTCTTGGACAATTAGTTAGTTGTGTGGTGTAGAATCTTTTAATAACCCGATAGAATTTACTTTTCCTTGCAATATGAGAATGCTAAACATAGCAAGCAGAGCATAGAAGATTACAGAAGCTACTGTGATCTCAATGAATGTATAGAATCTATCAGCCCATGTTTCCCTGAAATCCCTCCTTGTGGATCATTTCTCTCCTTTCGTTTTCATGCTTTCGGAAAGCTGGAACGCTTCTCCATCTTTACATTGATTTGTTCTCCGTGGGCTGTTTAGGGCCTTAATTTATTAGGAATTGTCAAACTGCTCCCAGTAACGTGGGCGCCTACTTTCTTTTCAATTCTCATATTTTTTAGCTCTATTTCGTACACCTTCTATCAATGTATCTGGCCAGTTTGTGTGGAAACAAACTtttgccatgttttttttagataaaggaGAGGTTCAAACTCCAGATCTCGTGGGCGAAGGGGGGATTAGTGCCGGTTGAACTACAAGCTCATCGGCTGTAAGTAGCATGGTTATATAGCCAGCTCTTATACTGATATTGTCTTCAAGCTTATCCACCAGTATC
This is a stretch of genomic DNA from Populus alba chromosome 11, ASM523922v2, whole genome shotgun sequence. It encodes these proteins:
- the LOC118040771 gene encoding uncharacterized protein, translated to MDSFSSHSSMGSGSPQISAEDLKDQLKNQLAQAYAQEFLETVREKCFEKCITRPGSSLSGSESSCTSRCVERYIEATGIISRALFSAPR